One window of the Acidobacteriota bacterium genome contains the following:
- a CDS encoding AraC family transcriptional regulator, which yields MWSNATYSLSQGDVLLIPEGTPHYLVSCQDAVALGIALCASCLHHAAGRLDFLSQAFRAVMRGASARRQLSSSTHAMVVGALENIEHELETSDSGHELVVEAELIRIAVAIHRASATIGSHEQSHGESLCSRALAFISANALDSISLADVARHVARSRSHTSDTVKRETGRSVTDWIAGSRLAVARQLMLDTDETIEAIAFRVGFASRSHFHRTFKRFHGHPPSAWRRAHRS from the coding sequence ATGTGGAGCAACGCGACCTACTCGCTCTCCCAGGGCGACGTACTGCTGATTCCCGAGGGCACGCCCCACTACCTCGTCTCCTGCCAAGACGCGGTCGCCTTGGGCATCGCACTCTGCGCCTCTTGCCTACATCACGCCGCGGGTCGGCTCGACTTTCTGAGCCAGGCGTTCAGGGCCGTGATGCGAGGGGCTTCGGCCCGGCGACAACTCTCTTCGAGCACCCACGCGATGGTGGTCGGAGCGCTGGAGAACATCGAGCACGAGTTGGAGACTAGCGACTCCGGTCATGAGCTCGTCGTCGAGGCGGAGCTGATCCGAATCGCGGTCGCGATCCATCGTGCGAGCGCCACGATCGGCTCCCATGAACAAAGCCATGGTGAGTCACTCTGTTCTCGAGCCTTGGCCTTCATCTCCGCCAATGCACTCGACAGCATCTCGCTGGCCGACGTCGCCCGACACGTGGCTCGGTCACGCTCTCACACCTCCGATACGGTGAAGCGAGAGACCGGGCGCAGTGTCACCGATTGGATCGCTGGCTCGCGCCTCGCCGTGGCTCGGCAGCTCATGCTGGATACCGACGAGACGATCGAGGCGATAGCGTTCCGCGTCGGCTTCGCGAGCCGTTCCCATTTTCACCGCACCTTCAAGCGCTTTCATGGGCACCCCCCAAGCGCATGGCGCCGAGCTCACAGGAGCTAG
- a CDS encoding NAD(P)/FAD-dependent oxidoreductase: MKNQDDYDAIIVGGGPAGLSAALYLGRARKRVVVLDRGNPRHAVSQAMHNFLTRDGLPPADLRTIAWQQMAAYPSVQRRSATVERLSRSGERWQAELAGEKVITARAALVATGVIDQHPQIPGYQERWGSSIHHCPFCHGWEMRDRPLAVLGSNESAGHIAPLLRSWSRDVVVLTHGEQLPKETAEALAALDIPILTSRIERLSGPGSELREILLADGTALEREGLFVIAEQRQCSLVADLDLELDERGYVVVDERGATEHPMLWAAGDLTMPAQQVVEAAAQGARAGASMAIALTVAH, encoded by the coding sequence ATGAAAAACCAAGACGACTACGACGCAATCATCGTTGGCGGCGGACCCGCAGGTCTGAGCGCCGCCCTGTACCTCGGCCGTGCGCGCAAGCGCGTTGTCGTGCTCGACCGAGGGAATCCTCGACACGCCGTTTCTCAGGCAATGCACAACTTCCTGACTCGCGACGGCTTGCCACCGGCTGATCTTCGGACGATCGCCTGGCAGCAAATGGCAGCCTACCCATCCGTACAACGGCGGAGCGCCACCGTCGAGCGACTGTCGCGCTCGGGCGAGCGATGGCAGGCGGAGCTGGCAGGAGAAAAAGTGATCACGGCCCGCGCTGCGCTCGTCGCCACCGGCGTCATCGACCAGCATCCGCAGATTCCCGGCTACCAAGAGCGCTGGGGGTCCTCGATCCATCACTGCCCCTTCTGCCACGGCTGGGAAATGCGGGACCGGCCACTCGCTGTCCTCGGCTCCAACGAGTCCGCGGGACATATCGCACCTCTCTTGAGAAGCTGGTCGCGGGATGTGGTGGTGCTCACCCACGGCGAACAACTTCCGAAAGAGACGGCCGAGGCACTGGCTGCGCTCGACATCCCCATCCTCACGTCGCGGATCGAGCGACTTTCAGGACCAGGCTCAGAGCTGCGCGAGATTCTGCTTGCCGATGGAACCGCTCTCGAGCGCGAAGGGCTTTTTGTGATCGCAGAGCAGCGGCAGTGCAGCCTCGTGGCTGACCTCGACCTCGAGCTGGACGAACGTGGATATGTCGTCGTCGACGAGCGTGGCGCGACAGAACATCCCATGCTGTGGGCGGCTGGAGACCTGACCATGCCCGCACAACAAGTGGTTGAAGCCGCGGCCCAAGGCGCACGGGCCGGTGCGAGCATGGCCATCGCGTTGACGGTCGCTCACTGA
- a CDS encoding ATP-binding protein, whose translation MLSPLTLRLLAFNLLLVFLPVAGFLSLDTYERQLLDSQERAMVQQARLMAAALSGRGSLDAAEADRLLIELNRRLQARLRVIDAAGLVIADSSRLGPRRDLSPTSAKASRTGGEPQDRLYELATDVYRFYRRLRPRPDLPGAQAGLYWNADANAPLRGPAVQEALAGRYGADLRVIPGRGVDERAVTMLHSAIPIVDQGEVVGAVLVSQSTARILRSLGAVRLNIFRVFLASLVAAVVLSLLVATTIARPLVRLRDEARDLVDRRGRLKGRFQGSEKADEIGDLARALEELTRRLEERARLTESFAADLSHEFKNPLASIRTAAEMLGDVEQPADRERFQQVILKQGKRLEHLLSAVREISGIDAGLEQGEVVDFRLDELLQAVADGYRLRGSAIELGDIPALTITAVPERIAQVVENLLDNALSFSPPDQPVRLTLEADGHQALMTVRDHGPGIPPEHIDRIFDRFFSYRQDDQKNGHSGLGLAITRAIVEGRGGNIQASNHPQGGAQVQVRLPLAEG comes from the coding sequence TTGCTATCACCCCTCACCCTCCGACTGCTGGCCTTCAACCTGCTGCTGGTCTTCCTGCCGGTGGCCGGCTTTCTCTCCCTCGACACCTACGAGCGCCAGCTCCTCGACTCCCAGGAGCGCGCCATGGTGCAGCAGGCGCGCCTGATGGCCGCCGCCCTCTCCGGCCGCGGCAGTCTCGACGCCGCCGAGGCCGACCGTCTCCTGATCGAGCTCAACCGCCGCCTCCAGGCACGCCTGCGGGTGATCGACGCCGCCGGCCTGGTGATCGCCGATTCCAGCCGCCTGGGACCGCGCCGCGACCTCAGCCCAACCTCCGCGAAGGCGAGCCGCACCGGCGGCGAGCCCCAAGACCGCCTCTACGAGCTCGCCACCGACGTCTATCGCTTCTACCGGCGGCTGCGCCCGCGACCCGACCTGCCGGGCGCCCAGGCCGGTTTGTACTGGAACGCCGACGCCAACGCACCACTACGTGGACCGGCCGTTCAGGAAGCCCTCGCCGGACGCTACGGCGCCGACCTGCGAGTCATCCCCGGCAGGGGCGTCGACGAGCGCGCCGTGACCATGCTCCACAGCGCCATTCCGATCGTCGACCAGGGCGAAGTCGTCGGCGCGGTTTTGGTGTCGCAATCGACGGCCCGCATCTTGCGCTCCTTGGGGGCCGTACGGCTCAACATCTTCCGCGTCTTCCTCGCCTCGCTGGTCGCCGCCGTGGTGCTCTCCCTGCTGGTCGCCACCACCATCGCCCGGCCGCTGGTGCGCCTGCGCGACGAGGCCCGTGACCTGGTGGATCGCCGGGGCCGCCTCAAGGGTCGCTTCCAGGGCTCCGAAAAAGCCGACGAGATCGGCGACCTGGCGCGCGCCCTCGAAGAGCTCACCCGCCGCCTCGAAGAGCGCGCCCGCCTCACCGAATCCTTCGCCGCCGACCTTTCCCACGAGTTCAAGAACCCTCTCGCCTCCATCCGCACCGCCGCCGAAATGCTCGGCGACGTCGAGCAGCCTGCCGACCGGGAGCGCTTCCAGCAGGTCATCCTCAAACAGGGCAAGCGCCTCGAGCACCTGCTCTCGGCGGTGCGCGAGATCAGCGGCATCGACGCCGGCCTCGAGCAGGGCGAAGTCGTCGACTTCCGCCTCGACGAGCTGCTCCAGGCGGTGGCCGACGGCTATCGCCTGCGCGGCTCCGCCATCGAGCTCGGCGACATCCCGGCGCTGACCATCACCGCCGTCCCCGAGCGCATCGCCCAGGTGGTCGAAAACCTGCTCGACAACGCCCTCAGCTTCTCGCCTCCGGACCAGCCCGTACGCCTCACCCTCGAAGCCGACGGCCACCAGGCGCTGATGACCGTCCGCGACCACGGCCCGGGCATCCCCCCAGAGCACATCGACCGCATCTTCGACCGCTTCTTCTCCTACCGCCAGGACGACCAGAAGAACGGCCACTCCGGCCTCGGCCTCGCCATCACCCGCGCCATCGTCGAGGGCCGCGGCGGCAACATCCAGGCCAGCAACCACCCCCAAGGGGGCGCCCAAGTCCAGGTCCGCCTCCCGCTGGCCGAGGGCTGA